From one bacterium genomic stretch:
- the ffh gene encoding signal recognition particle protein, whose translation MFEGLTDRLSGVLDRLRGAGRITEADLDAALREVRLALLEADVSFKVVKEFLAKVREKALGEEVLKSLTPGQQVVRVVRDELVELLGGSSAARPLAQSSKLPSVYMLVGLQGSGKTTTCGKLGVYLTKMGRHPLVAPVDLARPAAVLQAIQVAKAAGLGVYEHDASGTPLGRAREAVKFAKERGFDVVLLDTAGRLHVDEALMDELAELERGLEPTETLYVADAMTGQDAVRSADAFRKRVGLTGVILTKLDGDARGGAALSVAHVTGVPVRFAGVGEKSDALELFDPARMAGRILGMGDVLGLIEKAEQAFDLAEAEKLSKALRRSQFTLEQFRDTLRQMRKLGPLESLLGMIPGVKLPAGAEVDPKVTVRLEAIINSMTAAERRDHRLIDGSRRKRIARGSGTSVQEVNRLLKQFMEMQKLMKAFGGGSNKDRMRRLLGR comes from the coding sequence TTGTTCGAAGGGCTCACCGATCGACTGTCCGGCGTGCTGGACAGGCTGCGCGGCGCCGGCCGGATCACCGAGGCCGACCTGGACGCCGCGTTGCGCGAGGTGCGCCTGGCGCTGCTCGAAGCCGACGTCTCGTTCAAGGTCGTCAAGGAGTTCCTCGCCAAGGTGCGCGAGAAGGCGCTCGGCGAGGAGGTCCTGAAGAGCCTGACGCCGGGGCAGCAGGTTGTGCGGGTCGTCCGCGACGAACTGGTCGAGCTGCTCGGCGGTTCGTCGGCCGCGCGCCCGCTCGCCCAGTCCTCGAAGCTCCCGTCGGTCTACATGCTCGTCGGCCTGCAGGGCTCGGGCAAGACGACGACCTGCGGCAAGCTCGGCGTCTACCTGACCAAGATGGGCCGCCACCCGCTCGTCGCCCCGGTCGATCTGGCCCGCCCGGCGGCCGTGCTGCAGGCGATCCAGGTCGCGAAGGCGGCGGGGCTCGGCGTCTACGAGCACGACGCCAGCGGCACGCCGCTCGGCCGCGCGCGCGAGGCGGTGAAGTTCGCCAAGGAGCGCGGCTTCGACGTCGTGCTCCTCGACACCGCCGGCCGTCTGCACGTGGACGAAGCGCTGATGGACGAGCTCGCCGAACTGGAGCGCGGGCTCGAGCCGACGGAGACGCTCTACGTCGCCGACGCGATGACCGGGCAGGACGCGGTCCGCTCGGCCGACGCGTTCCGCAAGCGGGTCGGCCTGACCGGCGTGATCCTGACCAAGCTCGACGGCGACGCCCGCGGCGGCGCGGCGCTTTCGGTCGCGCACGTGACCGGCGTGCCGGTCCGCTTCGCCGGCGTCGGCGAGAAGTCGGACGCGCTCGAGCTGTTCGACCCGGCGCGGATGGCCGGGCGGATCCTCGGCATGGGGGACGTCCTCGGCCTGATCGAGAAGGCCGAGCAGGCGTTCGACCTCGCCGAGGCCGAGAAGCTCTCGAAGGCGCTCCGCCGCAGCCAGTTCACGCTGGAGCAGTTCCGCGACACGCTGCGGCAGATGCGGAAGCTCGGCCCGCTGGAGTCGCTGCTCGGGATGATCCCGGGGGTGAAGCTGCCGGCCGGGGCGGAGGTGGATCCGAAGGTCACGGTCCGCCTCGAGGCGATCATCAACTCCATGACCGCGGCGGAGCGGCGCGACCACCGGCTCATCGACGGCTCGCGGCGCAAGCGGATCGCCCGCGGCTCGGGCACGTCGGTGCAGGAAGTCAACCGGCTGCTCAAGCAGTTCATGGAGATGCAGAAGCTGATGAAGGCGTTCGGCGGCGGCTCCAACAAGGACCGCATGCGGCGCCTCCTTGGACGCTGA
- the rpsP gene encoding 30S ribosomal protein S16 — MLKIRLRREGSRNHPFYRIVVSDARNTPTGPTTAVIGHYNPRTNPATVVVDMEAYNGWVSKGAHPSDSVRNLVAKAKPAEPQA, encoded by the coding sequence GTGCTCAAGATCAGGCTGCGGCGGGAAGGTTCCCGCAACCACCCCTTCTACCGCATCGTCGTTTCCGACGCGCGCAACACGCCCACCGGCCCGACGACCGCGGTGATCGGCCACTACAACCCGCGCACCAACCCGGCGACCGTCGTCGTGGACATGGAGGCCTACAACGGCTGGGTGTCCAAGGGCGCCCACCCGTCCGACTCCGTGCGCAATCTCGTGGCGAAGGCGAAGCCCGCGGAGCCGCAGGCGTGA
- a CDS encoding KH domain-containing protein: protein MSDDARMQAFLGQLVGALVEKPEEVAVSVVDGRRATRFEIRTRAEDRGQVIGKDGMTIRSIRTLAAIAAHKKRRRFEVELPE from the coding sequence GTGAGCGACGACGCGCGGATGCAGGCCTTTCTGGGCCAGCTCGTCGGCGCCCTGGTGGAGAAGCCGGAGGAAGTCGCCGTGTCGGTGGTGGACGGCCGGCGGGCGACCCGCTTCGAGATCCGGACGCGCGCCGAGGACCGCGGTCAGGTCATCGGCAAGGACGGCATGACCATCCGCTCGATCCGCACTCTGGCCGCGATCGCCGCGCACAAGAAGCGCCGGCGTTTCGAGGTCGAGCTGCCGGAGTGA
- the rimM gene encoding ribosome maturation factor RimM (Essential for efficient processing of 16S rRNA), whose protein sequence is MAAPETPAKRVVLGRLRRPWGRRGELLLDLHTDWPEERFARGRELTLEWDDGRRLERRSAGYRRLQCGPLLAFEGAEDIGAAERLAGAWLVASPEGAPPLEPGEVRQADLVGLRVELPDGRQVGVVAGLEETAAADLLVVALDDGREALVPFAAAIAKTIDVAGGRIVLDPPPGLLDLREAEDAGDSGAAR, encoded by the coding sequence GTGGCCGCCCCCGAAACGCCCGCCAAGCGGGTCGTGCTGGGGCGGCTGCGCCGCCCGTGGGGTCGTCGCGGCGAACTGCTGCTCGACCTCCACACCGACTGGCCCGAAGAACGCTTCGCCCGCGGCCGCGAACTGACGCTGGAGTGGGACGACGGCCGACGCCTCGAACGGCGTTCGGCCGGCTACCGCCGGCTGCAGTGCGGGCCGCTCTTGGCGTTCGAGGGGGCGGAGGACATCGGCGCCGCGGAGCGGCTGGCCGGCGCGTGGCTCGTCGCCTCGCCGGAAGGCGCGCCCCCCCTCGAACCGGGGGAGGTGCGCCAGGCCGACCTCGTCGGGCTGCGCGTCGAACTGCCGGACGGACGGCAGGTCGGCGTCGTCGCGGGGCTCGAGGAGACCGCGGCGGCCGATCTGCTGGTCGTGGCCCTCGACGACGGGCGCGAGGCGCTCGTGCCGTTCGCGGCGGCGATCGCGAAGACGATCGACGTCGCGGGCGGGCGGATCGTCCTCGACCCGCCGCCCGGGTTGCTCGACCTCCGCGAGGCCGAGGACGCGGGCGACTCCGGGGCGGCGCGATGA
- the trmD gene encoding tRNA (guanosine(37)-N1)-methyltransferase TrmD encodes MSGTARVPEFAVVTIFPGMFPGPLAYGVVGRGLERGLFKLTVRDLRDWAPPPHRQVDDAPFGGGAGMVLKPEPLFGAVEELRAAPGAERTKVVLLDPAGRRFDQTVAREFASLERLVLLCGRYEGVDDRVRRGVVDEEISIGDYVLAGGEVAAMAMIEAAARLIPGVLGEPASLENESFEEATLDFPYYTRPALFRGMAVPEALMSGHHGRIEEWRRAAARERTLRRRPDLLEANTPSRREAGDDEVEGQ; translated from the coding sequence ATGAGCGGGACGGCGCGCGTTCCCGAGTTCGCCGTGGTGACGATCTTCCCGGGGATGTTTCCCGGGCCGCTCGCCTACGGCGTCGTCGGCCGCGGCTTGGAGCGCGGGCTGTTCAAGCTGACGGTCCGCGACCTGCGCGACTGGGCGCCGCCGCCGCACCGTCAGGTGGACGACGCGCCGTTCGGCGGCGGGGCGGGGATGGTGCTCAAGCCGGAGCCGCTGTTCGGCGCGGTCGAGGAACTGCGGGCGGCGCCGGGCGCGGAACGGACGAAGGTCGTGCTGCTCGACCCGGCGGGCCGGCGGTTCGACCAGACGGTCGCGCGGGAGTTCGCCTCGCTGGAACGGTTGGTCCTGCTCTGCGGGCGCTACGAAGGCGTGGACGACCGCGTGCGGCGGGGAGTGGTGGACGAGGAGATTTCGATCGGCGACTATGTGTTGGCGGGCGGCGAAGTCGCGGCGATGGCGATGATCGAAGCGGCGGCCCGCCTGATCCCCGGGGTGCTGGGCGAACCGGCGTCGCTCGAGAACGAATCATTCGAAGAGGCGACGCTGGACTTTCCCTATTACACTCGCCCGGCTCTGTTCCGCGGGATGGCCGTCCCGGAGGCGCTGATGTCGGGGCACCACGGGCGGATCGAAGAATGGCGCCGCGCGGCTGCGCGCGAGCGCACTCTCCGGCGGCGGCCGGACTTGTTGGAAGCGAACACCCCCTCGCGGCGCGAGGCGGGCGACGACGAGGTCGAAGGACAATGA
- the rplS gene encoding 50S ribosomal protein L19 — protein MSDELIRAVEAKFQKDDVPQFFPGDTLKVHLRITEGEKERIQVFQGVVIARRHGTGSVRSTFRVRKVSGGIGVERVFPLFSPLVAKIEVVRSGRVRRAKLYYLRGLSGKAARIRERRRV, from the coding sequence ATGAGCGACGAACTGATTCGGGCCGTAGAGGCCAAGTTCCAGAAGGACGACGTGCCGCAGTTCTTCCCGGGCGACACGCTCAAGGTGCACCTGCGGATCACGGAAGGGGAGAAGGAGCGCATCCAGGTCTTCCAGGGCGTCGTGATCGCCCGGAGGCACGGGACCGGCTCCGTCCGCTCGACCTTCCGCGTGCGCAAGGTCAGCGGCGGCATCGGCGTCGAGCGCGTTTTCCCGCTCTTCTCGCCGCTGGTCGCCAAGATCGAGGTCGTCCGCTCCGGTCGCGTCCGCCGCGCCAAGCTGTACTACCTGCGCGGACTGTCCGGGAAGGCCGCCCGCATCCGGGAGCGTCGCCGGGTCTGA